The proteins below come from a single Papaver somniferum cultivar HN1 chromosome 11, ASM357369v1, whole genome shotgun sequence genomic window:
- the LOC113324538 gene encoding uncharacterized protein LOC113324538, with translation MGKPNSTYVMYSVKLKDNELGVSQTSEEDDVTLAKRLEDRLATKSNEVKPIAKSTTSVMDKEKKKPTISAKEKKLTPKITYTPQKPSRTENPVEKDCPTEKVQKKDGENVRKRKAKGDPNLQELTKKVKNARKLLSLRKSPFYKDLSSQQRALLSPFFDKATSINSAWKAPAVIGHHILSAETFEDLLHNRALEGDLINYWQYQLKKAYHNEQPVNGQRKYIPVLHIDPTGWFYLSDPVHQVAANTAVFLPIRNMEEGTRKIIIPMSHQNVHWTLLVYECEKGEFFHYNTWEAVSKNECLDNANLMAEYCLLEINERLSSLRLPLVNRVKMISYPTPQQGD, from the exons ATGGGAAaacccaacagtacatatgttaTGTACTCAGTGAAACTAAAA GATAACGAACTTGGAGTTAGTCAAACATCAGAGGAAGATGACGTAACACTTGCCAAGAGACTCGAAGATAGGCTGGCTACAAAGAGTAATGAAGTCAAACCAATAGCGAAGTCGACTACATCAGTCATGGACAAGGAGAAGAAAAAGCCGACTATCTCAGCCAAGGAGAAGAAACTTACTCCAAAAATCACATACACCCCTCAGAAGCCA TCCAGAACTGAAAACCCAGTTGAAAAAGATTGCCCAACAGAGAAAGTTCAGAAAAAGGATGgcgagaatgtgagaaagagaaaagctaaaggTGATCCAAATCTGCAAGAACTTACTAAAAAAGTGAAGAATGCACGCAAGTTGTTGAGCCTAAGGAAATCTCCGTTCTATAAGGATTTGAGTTCACAACAAAGAGcgcttctctctcctttttttgacAAAGCTACCTCAAT CAACAGTGCTTGGAAAGCTCCTGCTGTGATTGGTCATCACATATTATCTGCAGAGACATTTGAAGATCTGCTACATAACAGGGCTTTAGAGGGAGATCTTATAAATTACTggcaataccaactgaaaaaagcATATCATAATGAGCAACCGGTGAATGGACAGAGAAAGTACATTCCAGTACTCCACATTGATCCAACAGGCTGG ttttATTTAAGTGACCCAGTACATCAAGTAGCAGCAAACACTGCTGTCTTCTTACCCATCAGGAATATGGAGGAAGGAACCAGGAAGATTATTATTCCAATGTCACACCAAAACGTGCATTGGACGCTTCTTGTGTATGAATGCGAGAAAGGCGAATTCTTCCACTACAACACTTGGGAAGCTGTATCCAAAAACGAGTGTCTCGATAATGCTAATCTTATGGCAGAATACTGCTTGTTAGAAATTAATGAACGCTTGTCGAGCCTGCGCCTTCCACTTGTAAACAGAGTAAAGATGATTAGTTACCCAACACCTCAACAGGGAGACTGA
- the LOC113324537 gene encoding uncharacterized protein LOC113324537 — protein MEMELMGRPGVAEYCRNMPREHWSSSFFTGCRFGQTTSSVAESFNNWIRKDKRFPACALVDMIRLRVMELMNERREISLLMDPEKLTPTYEALLKEHIQIGRVWNVTQSSAYEYEIHSPRSHTVDLLNKTCTCQRWRVYGFPCSHATATISAKGDRYVDYIEDYFKVTNFQQLYSIAIRPIPNYNRPEQYLPEDTIFPPHPRVPPCRPKGNRIKNA, from the exons ATGGAAATGGAGTTAATGGGAAGGCCTGGGGTTGCTGAGTATTGCCGCAATATGCCTAGGGAACATTGGTCCAGCTCGTTCTTCACTGGCTGTAGATTTGGTCAGACTACATCAAGCGTTGCTGAGTCCTTCAATAATTGGATTCGGAAAGACAAGAGGTTTCCTGCCTGCGCCCTCGTTGACATGATCAg GTTACGCGTTATGGAGTTGATGAATGAACGTCGCGAAATAAGTCTTTTGATGGACCCAGAGAAGCTCACTCCTACCTACGAGGCGTTACTTaaagaacatattcaaattggtCGAGTTTGGAATGTTACTCAGTCATCTGCATATGAGTATGAGATTCATTCACCTAG GTCTCACACTGTTGATCTGCTGAACAAGACTTGCACCTGCCAAAGATGgcgtgtttatggttttccatgctctcaTGCTACAGCAACTATTTCTGCCAAGGGTGATCGATACGTAGATTATATCGAAGACTACTTCAAAGTTACAAATTTTCAGCAGCTGTATTCAATTGCTATCAGACCAATCCCCAACTACAACAGGCCAGAGCAGTATCTGCCAGAGGATACTATTTTCCCACCCCATCCACGAGTTCCACCATGTAGGCCAAAGGGAAATCGTATCAAGAATGCATGA
- the LOC113324536 gene encoding uncharacterized protein LOC113324536, whose amino-acid sequence MVSEDFFSDFNRIKKYVGRHTCGAGVKLRSPKVSKKLVHNLIHDRVMHNPLIKPREIEDYIKVGVGVNIKYHHAYHGLERSHHEIFGNDVKSYSNLVWWVNSLKETNPDSYVDFQFNHATQTFERLFIEIGACIEGYRLCRPMIFVDATFLTGRFRGTLMVATCLNGNQGFYPLAFALVPGEDVDNWDWFMCNLSNIVDDRPITFMSDRHEGLLRAIPKHFPTSHHGYCYYHLQGNLPIRKSDEKYKEVMACFKK is encoded by the exons ATGGTTTCTGAAGATTTCTTTAGTGATTTTAACAG GATAAAAAAGTATGTTGGGAGGCACACTTGTGGAGCTGGTGTGAAGTTGAGAAGTCCTAAAGTATCGAAGAAGCTGGTACACAACCTTATTCATGATCGTGTGATGCACAACCCACTTATCAAGCCtcgcgaaattgaagattatataaaagttGGTGTTGGTGTTAATATCAAATATCACCATGCATATCATGGTTTGGAACGGTCACACCATGAAATTTTTGGGAATGATGTAAAGTCTTACTCTAATCTGGTTTGgtgggtgaattcattgaaagAAACAAATCCTGACTCTTATGTGGATTTTCAGTTTAACCATGCAACTCAAACATTTGAAAGGTTATTCATTGAAATAGGCGCTTGTATTGAAGGTTATAGACTTTGTCgaccaatgatttttgttgatgcaacTTTTCTGACCGGGAGATTTAGAGGTACCCTTATGGTTGCTACTTGTCTGAATGGGAATCAAG GTTTTTATCCGCTAGCCTTTGCATTGGTCCCAGGAGAGGATGTTGACAATTGGGATTGGTTTATGTGCAATCTTAGCAACATTGTTGATGACCGTCCTATCACCTTTATGTCTGATCGTCATGAAGGATTGTTGAGGGCTATTCCTAAACACTTTCCTACTTCCCATCATGGCTATTGTTACTACCACTTGCAAGGAAACTTACCAATCAGGAAATCGGACGAGAAGTACAAAGAAGTTATGGCTTGTTTCAAAAAATAA